The following proteins are encoded in a genomic region of Zea mays cultivar B73 chromosome 9, Zm-B73-REFERENCE-NAM-5.0, whole genome shotgun sequence:
- the LOC100501729 gene encoding protein MOS2 isoform X1, with protein MEKEKLSFSISSSKQRPPKPPARPAAAADDDDLRSAPAPGQQYVTEFDPSQTLAAACAARAVIAPLPNSGNFLTHRPRKPSSLPTPEEEAALAAESGGWGPAFVLDTSTAPEDPSSKIGYGLTRRNGAIDAAAAKEPEKAPPPSPSPPRATDAASAAGNLMLQRYKEDMEGLPEHRGMDEFNEIPVEGFGAALLAGYGWTEGKGIGRNNKMGDTKVLEYHRRAGTQGLGYNPSEADPRKTRSGDWIVGKKVSEGGSAKRDRGSRDRMEESDSSAQKKRYNEERSEKEGREKVRNGRGSREGTSNASGTHSNVLWLQSHIRVRIVSQKLSKRLYLMKGKVVDVVGPTKCDIMMDDGSELVQGVEQDMLETVLPRTNGRVLVLYGKHKGLYGHLVEKNSKEEIGLVEDADTKDIVRVRYDQMAEYTGDPELLGY; from the coding sequence atgGAAAAGGAGAAGCTCTCGTTCTCCATATCCTCCTCGAAGCAGCGGCCCCCCAAGCCTCCCGCACGACCTGCGGCCGCCGCAGACGACGATGACCTCCGCTCCGCGCCCGCTCCGGGCCAGCAGTACGTCACCGAGTTCGATccgtcccaaaccctagccgccgcctgcGCGGCGCGCGCCGTCATCGCGCCGCTCCCCAACTCCGGCAACTTCCTCACCCACCGCCCACGCAAACCGTCCTCGCTCCCCACCCCTGAGGAGGAGGCCGCCCTCGCCGCGGAATCCGGCGGCTGGGGCCCCGCCTTCGTCCTCGACACCTCGACCGCTCCCGAAGACCCATCATCCAAAATCGGCTACGGCCTCACTCGCCGCAACGGCGCCATCGACGCTGCTGCTGCCAAGGAACCGGAGAAGGCGCCGccaccgtcaccgtcaccgcctcGGGCCACTGATGCTGCCTCCGCTGCCGGCAACCTCATGCTGCAGCGGTACAAGGAGGACATGGAAGGCCTTCCGGAGCACCGTGGAATGGACGAGTTCAATGAGATACCCGTGGAGGGATTTGGCGCGGCTCTCCTTGCTGGATACGGCTGGACAGAAGGTAAGGGCATTGGTAGGAACAATAAGATGGGGGATACCAAAGTTCTTGAATACCACCGCCGTGCTGGCACACAGGGGTTAGGGTACAACCCCTCTGAAGCAGACCCTAGGAAGACTCGTTCTGGCGACTGGATTGTTGGCAAGAAGGTGTCAGAGGGCGGGAGTGCGAAGAGAGATCGAGGCAGTAGAGATAGGATGGAAGAGAGCGATTCTAGTGCCCAGAAGAAGAGATATAATGAGGAAAGGTCTGAGAAGGAGGGCCGTGAAAAGGTGAGGAATGGCCGTGGTAGCCGAGAAGGCACAAGTAATGCAAGCGGTACTCATAGCAATGTACTGTGGTTGCAGAGCCATATCAGGGTTCGGATTGTTAGTCAGAAACTAAGCAAGAGGCTATACTTGATGAAGGGTAAGGTTGTCGATGTGGTGGGGCCTACAAAATGTGACATCATGATGGATGATGGATCAGAGTTGGTGCAGGGGGTGGAGCAAGATATGCTTGAAACTGTACTTCCACGGACGAATGGGCGGGTGCTTGTGCTTTATGGGAAGCACAAGGGTTTATATGGGCACCTGGTAGAGAAGAATTCCAAAGAAGAGATCGGATTGGTGGAGGATGCAGATACAAAAGATATTGTACGTGTTAGATATGATCAGATGGCAGAATACACTGGAGATCCAGAGTTGCTTGGCTACTGA